In one window of Zhihengliuella sp. ISTPL4 DNA:
- a CDS encoding acyl-CoA dehydrogenase family protein produces MVDAAVRPSTTPDPRESATAPRIDVARLNDALMGTWGDVRRQAREMIKDSAFWRKDELGKDDHRERVLSQLHLLVDNKAVHRAFPKRFGGEENNGGNIAGFEELVAADPSLQIKSGVQWGLFGSAILQLGTKEHHDTWLPGVMDLSIPGAFAMTEIGHGSDVAAVGTTATYDPETEEFVIHTPFRGATKEYLGNAALHGIAATVFAQLITNGVNHGVHCFYVPLRGEDGADLPGIGREDDGLKGGLNGIDNGRLSFDQVRIPRTNLLNRYGDVAPDGTYSSAIDSPGRRFFTMLGTLVQGRVSLDGAASWASALGLHIAITYATQRRQFDGADGQEVVLMDYGKHQRRLLPRLATTYAQIFAHDEFLQKFDGVFSGRTDTPDDREDLETLAAALKPLSTWHALDTLQEAREACGGAGFMFENRLVGLRADLDIYVTFEGDNNVLLQLVGKRLLTDYAKQFQGKDAAALARYAVGMTAGKVFHGAGLRQLGQAVTDFGQVARSVERGLREEQQHDLLAGRVQQMVADIATRLRAAGKDKVLGARLFNENQAELIEAARAHGELLQWEAFTDAVHAMDDAETKKVMTWLRDLFGLQLIEKHLAWHLIHGRLSTQRAAAVSRYIDRLCARLRPYALDLVDAFGYEPEHVRAPIASGAEKQRQDEARAYYADLEATGQAPVLEKTLKRQKR; encoded by the coding sequence ATGGTCGACGCCGCCGTCCGCCCTTCGACGACACCTGACCCGCGCGAGAGCGCGACCGCCCCGCGGATCGATGTCGCCCGTCTGAACGACGCCCTGATGGGCACCTGGGGCGACGTCCGTCGCCAGGCCCGCGAGATGATCAAGGATTCCGCGTTCTGGCGGAAGGACGAGCTCGGCAAGGACGACCACCGCGAGCGCGTGCTGAGCCAGCTCCACCTCCTCGTCGACAACAAGGCCGTGCATCGGGCGTTCCCGAAGCGTTTCGGGGGCGAGGAGAACAACGGCGGCAACATCGCCGGCTTCGAGGAGCTCGTGGCCGCCGACCCGAGCCTGCAGATCAAGTCGGGCGTGCAGTGGGGACTCTTCGGCTCCGCGATCCTGCAGCTCGGCACGAAGGAGCACCACGACACCTGGCTCCCCGGTGTCATGGACCTGTCGATCCCCGGCGCGTTCGCGATGACCGAGATCGGGCACGGCTCCGACGTCGCCGCGGTCGGCACCACGGCGACCTACGATCCGGAGACGGAGGAGTTCGTGATCCACACGCCGTTCCGCGGCGCGACGAAGGAGTACCTCGGCAATGCCGCCCTGCACGGCATCGCGGCGACCGTGTTCGCGCAGCTCATCACGAACGGCGTCAACCACGGCGTGCACTGCTTCTACGTGCCCCTTCGTGGCGAGGACGGCGCGGATCTGCCGGGCATCGGTCGGGAGGACGACGGTCTCAAGGGCGGACTGAACGGCATCGACAACGGCCGTCTCTCCTTCGACCAGGTGCGCATCCCGCGCACGAACCTGCTGAACCGGTACGGCGACGTCGCCCCGGACGGCACGTACTCCAGCGCGATCGACAGCCCGGGCCGCCGGTTCTTCACGATGCTCGGCACCCTCGTGCAGGGACGCGTCTCGCTCGACGGTGCCGCCTCCTGGGCCTCCGCGCTCGGCCTGCACATCGCCATCACCTACGCCACGCAGCGTCGCCAGTTCGACGGGGCGGACGGGCAGGAGGTCGTGCTGATGGACTACGGCAAGCACCAGCGCCGTCTGCTCCCGCGCCTGGCCACGACGTACGCGCAGATCTTCGCGCACGACGAGTTCCTGCAGAAGTTCGACGGCGTCTTCTCCGGTCGTACCGACACCCCGGACGACCGGGAAGACCTGGAGACGCTCGCGGCCGCGCTCAAGCCGCTGTCGACCTGGCATGCGCTCGACACCCTGCAGGAGGCCCGCGAGGCGTGCGGCGGCGCCGGCTTCATGTTCGAGAACCGCCTGGTCGGACTCCGCGCCGACCTCGACATCTACGTCACGTTCGAGGGCGACAACAACGTCCTGCTCCAGCTCGTCGGCAAGCGGCTGCTGACCGACTACGCGAAGCAGTTCCAGGGCAAGGACGCCGCGGCGCTCGCCCGGTACGCCGTGGGGATGACAGCCGGCAAGGTGTTCCACGGGGCGGGGCTCCGTCAGCTCGGTCAGGCCGTGACCGACTTCGGCCAGGTCGCCCGGTCGGTGGAGCGCGGACTCCGCGAGGAGCAGCAGCACGACCTCCTCGCGGGGCGCGTGCAGCAGATGGTCGCCGACATCGCGACCCGGCTGCGTGCCGCCGGCAAGGACAAGGTGCTCGGGGCGCGGCTGTTCAACGAGAACCAGGCGGAGCTCATCGAGGCGGCCAGGGCGCACGGCGAACTCCTGCAGTGGGAGGCCTTCACCGACGCCGTCCACGCGATGGACGACGCCGAGACGAAGAAGGTCATGACCTGGCTGCGCGACCTCTTCGGCCTGCAGCTCATCGAGAAGCACCTCGCCTGGCACCTCATCCACGGGCGGCTCTCCACCCAGCGGGCGGCGGCGGTGTCGCGCTACATCGACCGGCTGTGCGCGCGGCTGCGTCCGTACGCGCTCGACCTCGTCGACGCGTTCGGCTACGAGCCCGAGCACGTGCGGGCACCCATCGCGAGCGGCGCGGAGAAGCAGCGGCAGGACGAGGCCCGCGCGTACTACGCCGACCTCGAGGCCACCGGTCAGGCTCCCGTCCTGGAGAAGACGCTCAAGCGGCAGAAGCGCTGA
- a CDS encoding Ig-like domain-containing protein, protein MAAGNRKGAEAATPSRGRLIALISGILALVVVVGLAVTAQGYQSQEVPRLEPAVWVMRDSGQYARVNTELAEIDTVRDVDDPEAVWQSGSSTVLYAQGNRQRWDVDAASPADLLSDSSEEGTPLASQPTPAGTRDVLSAGVYVAYRTDTGQVSVSTLAAGAGTAPVDPFAEVEVEEGEDPPTYTADAIGLSPDGLLVLYSADEGAVRRFDIEEHRFLGDATTVSDAPEAGEGLAIAVVGDRWAMLQPTTGELWVSGRDEAVELDVAEDARLQRGAAEGEAVLVADSDGLVSVDLSSGESDRVAEASGVPAAPVTVRGEAYAAWLDSGGGTLWSAGETTPLQVPDETLDAAAIEPVFQGNGDRAVLVETGTGLIWTAPDGVLIPLEQWKIEDDTEQQEGTIVVEDVAEQLPPVAVDDAFGVRAGEQVILPVLLNDHDPNKKDVLTIDPDSVSAGLNDPDFGDLALVANGQSLVVNVKARSGQTSFTYAVTDGAAVSPPATVTLTVVDPGVNSAPVWCGVDACTQDWPTPQILAGGSTIVSALSGWVDPEGDAFILSDAYETDSSAPVMVAPTDDGRVAIRHTDPNAADAVISVTVVVQDVHGATAEKTLEVQVSGSPALQASAVAMTARVGERQSIRISDHLSGGSGSYRLVDAVQTAATAQGFEVSPNAASGTVELTAAEPGQYVVTYTAQDVTTQAEQSGVIRITAVDGSSGLAMAPLTAFVREGEDTTVDVLRAVQNTSGRVLLLSDAVSSTPQLNVRVVGNESLRINGTTEDGEPGLIGKATVTVADGAGGAVQGTVSVFLTPPSTVTRPIVFPDAVTVRAGSLTRIEVAANDVAPRGEPLLVLPEVTGSGEPDELVFADRNALRYLAPTTPGTYRLTYSVSLERNPSLSDDGVVTVTVVPPGTNRAPTPIALTGRVLSGQTVSIPVPTTGMDGDGDRVVLSGVDQPKKGGGTATISANGEAIVYRAPASGVDGGQVSFRYTVRDPQGEEGSGAVRIGVLDADIDDAAPVTFSDYVRVEAGSRAPVVLDPRSNDLDPAQSELEITALVPNAPPVKGNPLYDRLNALIDSDTSLEDGRVVLRAGETAGTNSYFYTVKSTRTGSTAQGLIVLTVTDGTVADQPLVADTVVTARDRADLADGGIDVVTDRVRWPSGDVSSLRLSLWGEQPGYTVRGNRIVGTAPKEGALVPFQLTGTAAGGRDVAAYGFLRIPAFDDMQVQLVPGATPVTVDEDDTVSFPVQDYLDLPSSDAVEIGSGAFTAQRAAASCAADGPGNAEYRAGREAPWSDTCLVPVRLEGQKRWSYIDVPVSIRPAEPQLLLSSISHTIAPGATESVDLYANMAAWEGGREGNAGSLEYRIVYSGSAFVVTQSGAKLTIEARADARPGNTENVSVTVPQYGQPSASVRLVVGAAPPDAPRGATFTKQCVVTNANCSIDVVDVAGEYDPFAGKPGSGLRLMSLGAGARCDVASIATAGAKTITASWPGGGQAPGGQCVIPFVVADAQGRTGTGTLTLDLQGFPQAPASVTTVGFTRTTVALEVPLGEAGRAHPAVSGVTILQDGAPANASCSPAGAVYRCTVNGLTNGAPHTFTAAAVNAVGTSAATSPHTSWAYAAPVVSNATATPVYRPGVSDRGRGAVDLSITAADDAVSFRIEETGEVVNRTGATTTASIALSPGPQTLTIVPISQFQPPTGGGNEGGAFRTSVTVAGSVYFDPSVTQAAAVSNTAVNVSGIAAQANGSAKGVQVTYVAWRSGNVSCTANGDGSLGVSGGEVRSESPSLQGLRPYQLYYVKACASNGYGVAESSTAAVFTFTFVDGPGGDTTYTVAKDPRRDGNRYDYGLSSAPRIDVENGFVPKYYMYGSWRDDFALTPDSSPGQVLARACHASQSNSCSGEVTITATTAPTVVNAVFQPCMPVVEDDVVTVSSAARGSYTLVATPLVDTPGTFDVKITWTGAYATLTPITHRVTGLCP, encoded by the coding sequence ATGGCGGCAGGGAACCGCAAAGGCGCCGAGGCCGCGACCCCGTCGCGAGGCCGGCTGATCGCGCTGATCTCGGGGATCCTGGCGCTCGTGGTCGTCGTCGGGCTCGCGGTGACCGCCCAGGGGTACCAGTCGCAGGAAGTGCCGCGTCTCGAACCCGCCGTCTGGGTCATGCGGGACAGCGGGCAGTACGCGCGTGTCAACACCGAACTCGCCGAGATCGACACGGTCCGGGACGTCGACGACCCCGAGGCGGTCTGGCAGAGCGGCTCCAGCACCGTGCTCTATGCGCAGGGCAACCGGCAGCGGTGGGACGTCGACGCCGCGAGCCCCGCCGACCTCCTCTCCGACAGCTCGGAGGAGGGGACGCCGCTCGCCTCGCAGCCGACCCCCGCCGGGACGCGCGATGTGCTCTCCGCGGGCGTCTACGTGGCCTACCGCACCGACACCGGACAGGTGTCCGTGTCGACCCTGGCCGCCGGAGCCGGGACGGCCCCCGTCGATCCGTTCGCGGAGGTCGAGGTCGAGGAGGGGGAGGATCCGCCCACCTACACGGCCGACGCGATCGGACTCTCGCCGGATGGTCTGCTCGTCCTCTACTCGGCGGACGAGGGGGCGGTCCGCCGCTTCGACATCGAGGAGCACCGGTTCCTCGGGGATGCGACCACCGTGTCCGACGCGCCGGAGGCCGGCGAAGGGCTCGCGATCGCGGTCGTCGGCGACCGCTGGGCCATGCTGCAGCCGACGACCGGAGAGCTCTGGGTGTCCGGCCGCGATGAGGCCGTCGAGCTGGACGTCGCCGAGGACGCCCGCCTGCAGCGCGGCGCAGCGGAGGGCGAAGCCGTGCTCGTCGCCGACTCGGACGGTCTCGTCTCCGTGGATCTCTCCTCCGGGGAGTCCGACCGGGTGGCAGAGGCGTCCGGCGTCCCGGCTGCCCCGGTCACCGTTCGCGGGGAGGCCTACGCAGCCTGGCTCGACAGCGGCGGCGGGACCCTGTGGAGTGCCGGGGAGACCACGCCGCTGCAGGTTCCGGACGAGACGCTCGACGCGGCCGCCATCGAGCCGGTCTTCCAGGGCAACGGCGACCGCGCTGTGCTGGTCGAGACGGGCACCGGCCTCATCTGGACCGCGCCGGACGGTGTGCTGATCCCGCTCGAGCAGTGGAAGATCGAAGACGACACCGAGCAGCAGGAGGGCACGATCGTCGTCGAGGACGTGGCGGAGCAGCTTCCGCCGGTCGCGGTCGACGACGCGTTCGGAGTGCGCGCAGGGGAGCAGGTCATCCTGCCCGTGCTTCTGAACGATCACGATCCGAACAAGAAGGACGTCCTGACGATCGATCCGGACTCGGTTTCGGCGGGGCTGAACGACCCGGACTTCGGTGACCTGGCCCTCGTGGCGAACGGTCAATCCCTCGTCGTGAACGTGAAGGCGCGCTCCGGGCAGACGAGCTTCACGTACGCCGTCACCGACGGCGCCGCGGTCTCGCCACCGGCGACCGTGACGCTGACGGTCGTCGATCCCGGGGTCAATTCCGCTCCCGTCTGGTGCGGCGTCGACGCCTGCACTCAGGACTGGCCGACACCGCAGATCCTCGCCGGCGGCAGCACGATCGTCTCCGCCCTCTCCGGATGGGTCGACCCCGAGGGCGATGCGTTCATCCTGAGCGATGCGTACGAGACGGACTCCTCGGCGCCGGTGATGGTGGCGCCGACGGACGACGGGCGCGTGGCGATCCGACACACCGACCCGAACGCCGCGGATGCCGTGATCTCGGTCACGGTCGTGGTGCAGGACGTGCACGGGGCGACGGCGGAGAAGACCCTCGAGGTGCAGGTCAGCGGCAGCCCGGCTCTGCAGGCGTCGGCCGTCGCGATGACCGCGCGGGTGGGGGAGCGCCAGTCCATCCGGATCTCGGACCACCTGTCCGGCGGCTCCGGGTCCTACCGCCTCGTCGACGCCGTACAGACCGCCGCGACGGCGCAGGGCTTCGAGGTCAGCCCGAACGCGGCCTCCGGCACCGTGGAGCTCACGGCCGCCGAGCCGGGCCAGTACGTGGTCACCTACACCGCTCAGGACGTCACCACGCAGGCCGAACAGTCCGGCGTCATCCGCATCACCGCGGTCGACGGCTCATCGGGCCTCGCGATGGCGCCGTTGACGGCGTTCGTCCGGGAGGGCGAGGACACGACCGTCGACGTTCTCCGCGCCGTGCAGAACACCAGCGGACGGGTGCTGCTGTTGTCCGACGCTGTGAGCTCCACGCCGCAGCTCAACGTGCGTGTGGTCGGCAACGAGAGCCTTCGGATCAACGGGACGACGGAGGACGGTGAGCCCGGCCTGATCGGCAAGGCGACGGTCACGGTCGCGGACGGGGCGGGCGGCGCCGTCCAGGGCACGGTCAGCGTGTTCCTCACCCCGCCGTCGACGGTCACCCGACCGATCGTCTTCCCGGACGCGGTGACGGTGCGCGCCGGCTCGCTCACGCGCATCGAGGTCGCCGCCAACGACGTCGCCCCGCGCGGCGAGCCGCTCCTCGTGCTCCCCGAGGTGACCGGCTCCGGCGAGCCGGACGAACTCGTCTTCGCCGATCGCAACGCCCTGCGATATCTCGCGCCGACGACCCCCGGCACCTACCGTCTGACGTACTCCGTCTCGCTGGAACGGAACCCGTCCCTGTCCGACGACGGGGTCGTGACGGTCACGGTGGTTCCGCCAGGGACGAACCGCGCCCCGACACCCATCGCCCTCACCGGTCGCGTCCTCAGCGGCCAGACGGTCTCCATCCCGGTGCCGACGACCGGCATGGACGGCGACGGCGACCGCGTGGTGCTCTCCGGCGTCGATCAGCCGAAGAAGGGTGGCGGCACGGCGACCATCTCAGCGAACGGCGAGGCGATCGTGTACCGGGCGCCGGCGAGCGGAGTGGACGGCGGTCAGGTGTCGTTCCGCTACACCGTGCGCGATCCGCAGGGAGAGGAAGGCAGCGGTGCCGTCCGCATCGGCGTCCTCGACGCGGATATCGACGATGCCGCCCCGGTGACCTTCAGCGACTACGTCCGCGTCGAGGCGGGATCGCGGGCCCCGGTCGTGCTGGACCCGCGGTCGAACGACCTCGATCCTGCGCAGAGCGAGCTCGAGATCACCGCGCTCGTCCCGAACGCGCCCCCCGTCAAGGGGAATCCGCTGTACGACCGGCTGAATGCGCTGATCGACTCCGACACCTCTCTCGAGGACGGTCGCGTCGTGCTGCGCGCCGGGGAGACCGCGGGGACGAACTCGTACTTCTACACCGTGAAGTCCACGCGGACCGGGAGCACGGCGCAGGGCCTCATCGTGCTCACCGTCACCGACGGCACGGTCGCCGACCAGCCCCTCGTGGCGGACACCGTCGTCACCGCACGTGATCGCGCCGACCTTGCAGACGGCGGCATCGATGTCGTGACGGATCGCGTGCGCTGGCCCTCCGGCGATGTGTCGTCGTTGCGGTTGAGCCTGTGGGGTGAGCAGCCCGGATACACGGTGCGGGGCAACCGCATCGTGGGGACCGCGCCGAAGGAGGGCGCGCTGGTGCCCTTCCAGCTCACCGGCACCGCGGCAGGCGGACGTGATGTGGCCGCGTACGGCTTCCTCAGGATCCCCGCGTTCGACGACATGCAGGTGCAGCTCGTCCCCGGAGCGACGCCGGTCACCGTCGACGAGGACGACACTGTCTCCTTCCCGGTGCAGGACTACCTCGATCTGCCGTCGTCGGATGCCGTCGAGATCGGTTCGGGCGCCTTCACGGCCCAGCGGGCCGCGGCGTCGTGCGCGGCCGATGGCCCGGGCAACGCGGAATACCGCGCCGGTCGTGAGGCGCCGTGGTCGGACACCTGCCTGGTCCCGGTGCGGCTGGAGGGCCAGAAGCGCTGGTCATACATCGACGTGCCCGTCAGCATCCGTCCCGCGGAGCCGCAGCTGCTCCTCTCCTCGATCTCGCACACGATCGCTCCCGGGGCGACGGAGAGCGTGGACCTCTACGCCAACATGGCCGCCTGGGAAGGCGGGCGCGAGGGTAACGCGGGCTCCCTCGAGTACCGGATCGTGTATTCGGGTTCCGCGTTCGTCGTCACGCAGAGCGGGGCGAAACTGACGATCGAGGCGCGTGCCGACGCGCGACCGGGCAACACCGAGAACGTCAGCGTGACGGTGCCGCAGTACGGCCAACCGTCCGCCTCCGTGCGCTTGGTCGTCGGCGCGGCGCCGCCGGACGCGCCGCGCGGGGCGACCTTCACGAAGCAGTGTGTGGTCACGAACGCCAACTGCTCGATCGACGTCGTCGACGTGGCGGGCGAGTACGACCCGTTCGCCGGGAAGCCGGGGTCCGGGCTGCGGCTGATGTCGCTCGGGGCGGGCGCGCGCTGCGATGTCGCCTCGATCGCGACCGCGGGAGCCAAGACGATCACGGCGAGCTGGCCCGGCGGCGGGCAGGCCCCCGGCGGACAGTGCGTGATCCCCTTCGTCGTGGCGGACGCCCAGGGGCGGACCGGCACCGGCACCCTGACTCTCGACCTTCAGGGTTTCCCGCAGGCACCCGCGAGCGTCACCACGGTCGGCTTCACGCGCACGACCGTCGCGCTCGAGGTGCCGCTGGGCGAGGCCGGGCGGGCACACCCCGCGGTCTCCGGCGTGACGATCCTGCAGGACGGCGCCCCGGCGAACGCGTCCTGCAGCCCTGCCGGCGCTGTTTATCGCTGCACGGTGAACGGGCTGACGAACGGCGCCCCGCACACGTTCACGGCGGCAGCCGTCAACGCCGTCGGGACCTCGGCGGCGACCTCACCGCACACCAGCTGGGCGTACGCCGCTCCGGTCGTCTCGAACGCGACGGCCACGCCGGTGTACCGCCCGGGCGTCTCCGATCGCGGGCGCGGAGCAGTCGACCTGTCCATCACTGCGGCCGACGATGCCGTGTCGTTCCGGATCGAGGAGACGGGCGAGGTCGTCAACCGCACAGGAGCGACCACCACCGCCAGCATCGCGCTCTCGCCCGGACCGCAGACCCTGACGATCGTCCCGATCAGCCAGTTCCAGCCGCCCACCGGTGGCGGGAACGAAGGTGGTGCCTTCCGCACCTCGGTGACGGTCGCCGGCTCCGTGTACTTCGATCCCTCGGTGACGCAGGCCGCCGCGGTCTCCAACACGGCCGTGAACGTCTCCGGCATCGCCGCCCAGGCCAACGGCAGTGCCAAGGGCGTCCAGGTCACCTACGTGGCCTGGCGGTCCGGCAACGTGAGCTGCACCGCGAACGGCGACGGTTCGCTGGGGGTGTCCGGCGGAGAGGTGCGCTCCGAGTCCCCCTCTCTCCAGGGGCTGCGGCCGTACCAGCTGTACTACGTCAAGGCGTGCGCATCGAACGGCTACGGCGTGGCCGAGTCGTCCACCGCGGCCGTCTTCACGTTCACGTTCGTCGACGGCCCCGGCGGCGACACCACCTACACGGTCGCGAAGGACCCGCGCCGCGACGGGAACCGCTACGACTACGGCCTGTCCTCCGCCCCGCGCATCGACGTGGAGAACGGCTTCGTGCCGAAGTACTACATGTACGGATCGTGGCGCGATGATTTCGCGCTCACGCCGGACTCGTCCCCAGGGCAGGTCCTCGCCCGCGCCTGCCATGCCAGCCAGAGCAACTCCTGCTCCGGCGAGGTCACCATCACCGCGACGACCGCACCGACCGTCGTCAACGCCGTGTTCCAACCCTGCATGCCCGTCGTCGAGGACGATGTCGTGACGGTGTCCAGCGCCGCACGCGGCTCGTACACCCTCGTGGCGACGCCCCTCGTCGACACCCCCGGCACTTTCGACGTGAAGATCACGTGGACCGGTGCCTACGCCACCCTGACCCCCATCACGCATCGAGTCACGGGCCTGTGCCCCTGA
- a CDS encoding DNA-3-methyladenine glycosylase I, with product MTSLLLGPDSRARCAWVGDDAEYRRYHDEEWGTPLHGDRALFEKMALEGFQAGLSWITILRKRPRFREVFAGFVPEAVAAFDDADVERLMADPGIIRNRAKILATIGNAQIVQSMAEGELDALMWSFAPPPSATRPGSFAEVPAVTPESTALSKELRRRGFRFVGPTTMYALMQSAGMVDDHIEGCWKA from the coding sequence ATGACCTCCCTCCTCCTGGGGCCCGACTCCCGCGCGCGGTGCGCGTGGGTCGGCGACGACGCTGAGTACCGCCGATACCACGACGAGGAGTGGGGGACGCCGCTGCACGGTGACCGTGCGCTGTTCGAGAAGATGGCGCTCGAAGGGTTCCAGGCAGGTCTCTCCTGGATCACGATCCTGCGCAAGCGTCCGCGGTTCCGTGAGGTGTTCGCCGGATTCGTGCCGGAGGCCGTGGCAGCGTTCGACGACGCGGACGTGGAACGGCTGATGGCTGATCCCGGCATCATCCGCAACCGTGCCAAGATCCTCGCGACGATCGGCAACGCGCAGATCGTGCAGTCGATGGCGGAGGGCGAGCTCGACGCCCTGATGTGGTCGTTCGCTCCGCCGCCGTCCGCGACGCGCCCCGGGTCGTTCGCCGAGGTCCCCGCCGTCACACCGGAGTCGACCGCTCTGAGCAAAGAATTGCGGCGCCGCGGGTTCCGCTTCGTCGGCCCGACGACGATGTACGCCCTCATGCAGTCCGCGGGCATGGTGGACGATCACATCGAGGGGTGCTGGAAGGCCTGA
- a CDS encoding serine/threonine-protein kinase — MATRMAATPPTLAGYSYVRPLGSGGFADVFLYEQDMPRRVVAVKVLLADAVNPGVLQTFNVEADISARLSAHPSIVTIYQASISADGRPYFAMEYCPDTMSARYKKAPLPLAEVLDIGVRMAGALETVHRAGLLHRDIKPSNVLINSLGAPVLADFGIAAAVIEEGESETIAMSVPWSSPEVLQERVSGSIPSEVWSLGATLYTLLAGRSPFERADRGSNSRDQLTDRIIKARYTAVPVPGIPPLIDDIFASAMHRDPAKRPASMAEFAEKLRWAQYELGISPTAFEAASAEWAAAAPVNFSDSAVRGPVITTVAPDSRRAARAARPQSSPRERDDVPAGTRGRNRSPLVVGIVGAVIGAAAIAGIGTAVLFLTGVL, encoded by the coding sequence GTGGCAACGCGCATGGCAGCGACACCGCCGACGCTGGCGGGCTACAGCTATGTGCGTCCCCTCGGGTCCGGCGGGTTCGCCGATGTGTTCCTCTACGAACAGGACATGCCACGCCGCGTCGTCGCCGTGAAGGTGCTGCTCGCGGATGCCGTGAACCCCGGAGTGCTGCAGACCTTCAACGTGGAAGCCGACATCTCGGCGCGCCTGAGCGCGCACCCGTCGATCGTCACCATCTACCAGGCCTCCATCTCGGCGGACGGGCGGCCCTACTTCGCGATGGAGTACTGCCCTGACACGATGAGCGCGCGGTACAAGAAGGCCCCGCTTCCGCTCGCCGAGGTGCTCGACATCGGCGTGCGCATGGCCGGCGCGCTGGAGACCGTGCACCGGGCCGGACTGCTGCACCGCGACATCAAGCCGTCGAACGTGCTCATCAACTCCTTGGGCGCGCCGGTCCTGGCCGACTTCGGCATCGCAGCCGCCGTCATCGAGGAAGGCGAGAGCGAGACGATCGCGATGTCCGTGCCGTGGAGCTCTCCCGAGGTGCTCCAGGAGCGGGTGTCCGGCTCGATCCCCAGCGAGGTATGGAGCCTCGGCGCGACGCTCTACACGCTGCTTGCCGGCCGCAGCCCTTTCGAGCGCGCCGACCGCGGCTCGAACTCGCGCGATCAGCTGACGGACCGGATCATCAAGGCGCGCTACACGGCGGTGCCGGTCCCCGGCATTCCGCCACTCATCGACGACATCTTCGCGAGCGCGATGCACCGCGACCCGGCGAAGCGACCGGCGAGCATGGCGGAATTCGCGGAGAAGCTGCGCTGGGCGCAGTACGAGCTCGGCATCTCACCGACGGCGTTCGAGGCGGCGTCGGCGGAGTGGGCCGCGGCCGCACCGGTGAACTTCTCCGACTCCGCCGTCCGCGGCCCGGTCATCACGACGGTCGCGCCCGATTCGCGGAGGGCGGCGCGTGCGGCCCGTCCGCAGTCCTCACCCCGCGAGCGGGATGACGTCCCCGCCGGCACGCGCGGCCGCAACCGGTCGCCCCTCGTCGTCGGCATCGTCGGCGCGGTGATCGGGGCCGCTGCGATCGCGGGCATCGGCACTGCGGTCCTGTTCCTCACCGGGGTCCTCTGA
- a CDS encoding NAD(P)-dependent alcohol dehydrogenase — MSTVTAYAAPAEAAPLEKTVIERRELGPHDVLIDIAFAGICHSDIHTVRGDWGPQQYPLAPGHEITGTVAAVGAEVTKHALGDRVGVGCLVNSCRECVYCLRGDEQFCAQGAVGTYGAVDRDGTITQGGYSEQVVVTEDFVLRIPDALPLDAAAPLLCAGITTYSPLRHWKVGPGTRVAVVGLGGLGHMGVQIAHALGAEVTVLSQTLSKQDDGLRLGADHYFATSDRETFRELRGSFDVILNTVSAVIDLRSYLGLLDVDGTIVCVGAPAEALALNAGSLIAGRRSIAGSNIGGIRETQEMLDFCAEHGITAQIEVIPASAINEAYERVLASDVRYRFVIDAATFAA, encoded by the coding sequence ATGTCGACCGTCACCGCCTACGCCGCCCCCGCCGAAGCCGCCCCGCTGGAGAAGACCGTCATCGAGCGTCGAGAGCTCGGCCCGCACGACGTCCTCATCGACATCGCCTTCGCCGGCATCTGCCACTCCGACATCCACACCGTCCGCGGCGACTGGGGTCCGCAGCAGTACCCGCTGGCCCCGGGGCACGAGATCACGGGGACCGTCGCCGCCGTGGGGGCCGAGGTCACGAAGCACGCCCTCGGCGACCGCGTCGGTGTCGGCTGCCTCGTGAACTCGTGCCGGGAGTGCGTGTACTGCCTCCGCGGTGACGAGCAGTTCTGCGCGCAGGGTGCGGTCGGGACGTACGGGGCGGTCGACCGCGACGGCACCATCACCCAGGGCGGGTACTCGGAGCAGGTCGTCGTCACCGAGGACTTCGTGCTGCGGATCCCGGACGCTCTGCCCCTGGACGCGGCGGCTCCGCTGCTGTGCGCGGGCATCACCACGTACTCGCCGCTGCGGCACTGGAAGGTCGGTCCCGGCACGCGCGTCGCCGTCGTCGGGCTCGGCGGGCTCGGTCACATGGGCGTGCAGATCGCGCACGCCCTCGGCGCGGAAGTGACCGTGCTCTCGCAGACCCTCTCGAAGCAGGACGACGGTCTCCGTCTCGGGGCCGACCACTACTTCGCGACGAGCGACCGGGAGACCTTCCGCGAGCTGCGCGGCTCCTTCGACGTGATCCTCAACACCGTGAGCGCCGTCATCGACCTCCGCTCCTACCTCGGGCTGCTCGATGTGGACGGCACCATCGTGTGCGTCGGTGCTCCCGCGGAGGCCCTCGCCCTGAACGCGGGGTCGCTGATCGCCGGACGACGCTCCATCGCGGGCTCGAACATCGGCGGCATCCGGGAGACCCAGGAGATGCTCGACTTCTGCGCGGAGCACGGCATCACCGCGCAGATCGAGGTCATCCCCGCATCCGCAATCAATGAGGCGTACGAGCGTGTCCTCGCGTCCGATGTGCGCTACCGCTTCGTCATCGACGCCGCCACCTTCGCCGCCTGA